The region ATCAACTCAGGACCTTCATGCTCTGTTTTTGCATCTGTAACAAACGTCAGTCCTGTTCCTATGGCTGAGCTAGGCTGTGTTAGCCGTTTTTGGTCTGTTTGTTCATTTGAACTTTGtcgcttttaaaaaatcttagtggttttatttatctttctcttcattttatcttttccgctttgtaatttatttttactctctgTGAACATTTATATGAACGTGCTTCAAAAGAGCTGAGTGACCCTGTCTTGCATAGGAGGCCGAAGCACATGTCTGCAATGAGCTTCCCTTTTGCTTGCTGTACAAGTTCTGCGGGTGACCCCCCTGAAGCCTGTTGATCTGCAGTTGTTCTGTCTGTCCTTTGCAGAGTGTCTATAGATGGCCACCACTTATTATTTGTCAGGGTCAGAGAAGAGAGAATCCTTTATGTCTGAGAACACGATTTCTGTGAACTGCATGTTTAGTCTCTCTTTAGCCTAGGCAGAGAAAATCTCCTCCTATCAGTTtagcagaaggaagaagggaaaatcatcacatccttttcttccttcagaaGCATGATTCACTTATGTTTTATCAAAGCTTGAACATATTTCTGCCTTAGAATACCTCatagaattaagaaaaacaatgtgAGTGGGTCAAGAAAAGAATTCAATTATGAGTATATTTCAATCACTAAGAGTTCCTCTCCTCCCCATTTTCCTGATCAGCTAATGCTGATGCTGACAGTCACCTGTCTTATTATGTAGGTACAGCCGAGTGACTTGGAAACTACCAAGtgtagaagaaatatattttgaaaacaactgTACCTGTAGACCCAAAGGGGAAATTCTGAGTATGTTATATAGTAATAAACAGGAGTTGTAAGAAAATCACATCCTTAGTTACAGCtgcagcaagagagagaggaaatcgAGCAGGGAAAAACCACCTAAGATTGTGCCCTGATCTCAAACTCTCCAGTGGATGTCCTTAGTGTGGCCCTGTGGCTGGCCTGGACAAGTGCCTAAGCAGCTCCCAGCATGCCCACATGTAGTCTGAGAGGTCTGCTGTGTCCCCAGGTTGGTAGAATTATGCTGATCAGAAATAATTACTGCACACCATTAAgcaggcttttcttttcttctcagttttgctctttcctctctctttttcaccactcttcttttcttttccatctctggTCTAAGACAAAGTTGCCAGGAATTGCATCTGTCCTTGATGCACTGGCGGACAAAACTCTCTGCCTTTGGACCTCCCAGAGGCTAGACATCAAAATTAACTGTTGAATTTGTCAAAAATAGTTATGCCCCACCATAGGGGCCTGGTTGATTTCAAGGTATGGCACAGGCACCTGAACTTCTTCACCTCTTCAAATAAATCTGATGTGTACTATGGAATGGAGAATTAGCCCCAGTAATGGTGAGAACAATGGTAGTATCCAAGGACAAAGACCCAGCTCTGTGATATCCCAAGCCCTTCTGCACCCTGTTGCACGTCATAGATTGCACTGGCCACCACACCGACAGCTCAGCCCTCTTTCCTCATCCACTTGCTCTTCCACACACTTGTCCCCTCTCTCATCTCCCCACTGCcccttcttgtcttccttttaGGCCACCAGTGAATTAATTAAATGAGCTGTAAACCCTGGAAGGGTTCTCATTCTTCTCTGTTGAGCTTGCTTTCCCATAAATTGAGGGTTGGGCTAACTCACTGGATAATTGAGCAAGCAATTGGTGGGCTGTTGGGTATAGTTCATGTTTTCCCAAAGTAGCAGGGTGAACAGGGACCACATGCTGCTAACTACTGTATTTCTGACTTTTCCTGAATCCTATTCTTAACATCATATGGAAAATCATTAATTTAGAAACTCATTGTTTTCAACTCTATTAAATAATCAAGCATTAAggaaatattaaggaaatattcTCATATCTTAGGTTAAAAAAAGAGGTTGAGATTATATAATGCCTCCCAGATATACTTCCATGTGCACATGATTTCATCCAAACCTTACTCACTCTTCCTTGGACATGCCTTAACACACCAGTGCCAGATGGGCTGacatttgtatgtgtttttatagTGAAACTGCTTTATAGGTAGCTTTTCTATCTGAATAACTAAGATGTACATTTTTAACATAATGGTTTATTCTTGACTACATGGTAGTAATTTTTAGAAAACGTTTCTAGTATAGCTGAAGTTCTGGTAACTAATTTGTTATACATTTGTTCTTTAATGCAAACTTTAGAATCATTCTGTtgcattatttaaaacaaatagaacCATAAGCGTTCTTATTAGAATTTCATATACAatacatatggaaaatatttgtatttttatgctgttaaatatttatatccaGAAGCATGGGGCTGTCTCTCTATTAAggtcttattttaataaaatatatttatcttctgAAAGGTCTTATACCTTTCTTGATAAATTCATTTCTAGATATGTTTTAACAGCTTTAATGAGGCATGATTTGCCTTATAGAGTTATGCAGCCATCtcataaatcaattttttttttgtttgaaacagaGTGTCACTCcattgcctgtgctagagtgccatggcgtcagcctagctcacagcaacctcaaactcctgggctcaagcaatccttttgcctcagcctcccgagtagctgggactacaggcatgtgccaccatgcccagctaattttttctatatatttttagttggccaattaatttctttctatttttttagtagagacgggggtctcgctcttgctcttggtttcgaactcgtgaccttgagcaatccacccgccttggactcccagagtgctaggattacaggcgtgagccaccgcacttggcaccataaatcaattttaaaacttgtCCACCCTCACAAAAAAATTCCTTCATGCCCATTACATATCCTCAACCCTATAGATTTGCCCTTTTATTGACATTTAATTTAAATGGCATCGTACAATATGTaatcttttgcatctggcttcttttagtTAGCATAATTTTTTGAGGCTCATCTGTGTTGTACCATGTGTCAGTAGCTTGctcctttttgttgctgaatagtattctattgtatagctttaccacatttcctttctttctcttttggggAGGACGGTCTGGCTCTGTCGCCttgggtaaagtgcagtggcatcattgtagctcattgcaacctcaaactcctgggctcaagtgatcctcctgcctcagcctcctgagtagctgggactacaggtgcatttttatattttgagtagagatggagtctcgcttttgctcaggctggtttcaaactcctgaagtcaagcaatcctcctgcctcagcctcccagagtgctaggattataggtgtgagccactgagcctggcccagcTTAGCAGtttaaataacacaattttattatctcacagttctgtggcCTAGAAGCCTGGTAGAGGTTTCACTGGGCTACAAGTCAAGTGTCAGCTACTGTGCtcttttctggaggctctaggggagaatctgccTCCTGCTCACTtgggttgttggcagaattcggTACTTTGTATTGTAGGACCAACGTCTTCACGTTCTTTTTGTTTGTAAACTGAGGGCTGGTCCTAGCTTCTAGAGGCCATTCCATTCCTTGGTTCTTGGCCCCCTTTTCCCACATTCAAAGCTACATCATCACCAACAGGTCAAGTCCTTTGCATATTGCATCTCTCTAACCCTTCTTCATTGTCAAATCTCTCTCACCACAGTTGGGAAAAGTACTACACTTTTAAGGACTCGtatgattagattgggcccacccagataacaCAAggtaatctccccatctcaaggtcttTAACCTTAAAAATCACACCTATAAAACCCCTTTACCATGCGaggtaacatagtcacaggttccgGGGATTAGGGTGTGGACATTTCGGGGGCCCATTATTCTGCTTAGCACACAGCATTTTCTCCCAGTGTATGGCTTgtcatttcatttccttaatgGTATCCTCTGATGtacaaaattctttaatttttatgcagtccagttttttcttttttttcttttgtagatcaAGCTTTTGGTGTTGTGTCTAAGAAcactttgcctaacccaaggtcatgaagatttttctatattttcttctagatttttataGTCTTAGTTCTTCAGTTTACATTTATGagccattttgagttaatttttatatatggtgctAGGTAAGGAtctaagtgttttgttttgttttgttttgtttggacaTTCAAtattatcccagcaccatttgttgaaaagattctCCTTTCCCCCATTGGATTGTTTGGCGCCTGTGTTGAAAACTTATTggctataattttaaagatttacttaTGAACTCTGAGTTATCTTCCATTGATATGTACTCCTGTCCTTGCATCAGTATCACATTGTCTTCTTGTCTaggtattttaaagtttttggtaCTATTAGGAATGGagttaagattattttaaatctaaaatattaattcataacTGTTTTCCTTAGACTCATCAACAgattaatatttaacttattaTAAAATTGTCTTGGccttggaataaaaagaaaatgcaacttTTAGACCCAAATTAGGTAACTTAATGTTGTTTTGAATCAATTAAATTCTATCTTCTTGGACTAAGTTGCAAGGATGTCAGATTTTGATATTAGtgttacattaaatattttgatgaataGTATTTAATTTTGTGCTCTGAATTTGAACAGATTATTGTTGTGCTGTTATTATTATACATTCATATTCCCTTTGTATAAGTGACATTTCCAAAGCtctgatttttcttattcttttcagaTCAACCTCTAGAATCCCGTAGACTCTGCAACAAGGCAGTTCAGAGCTTGCCCAACATGGACACCATTTTCAGTGAGGCCATCTTGAGGATGCGGAAGCAGCACCCTGGGTGCCTTGCTCAAGAGGCTTGTGTCCGTGCCATCCAGGCCTCTGTGCAGTATCCCTATGAAGAAGGCATcaagaaggaggaggagctgtTTATGTACCTTCAGAAATCAGGGCAGGCTAGAGCCCTGCAATATGCTTTCTTTGCTGAAAGGGAGGTAAATAAGTGGTCAACTCCCTCCGGAGCATCCTGGAAAACAGCATCGGCAAGGCCCATCTCCTCAGTTGGTGTTCTTGGTGAGAGTGTGGGGTAGTTAATGGAATTCTCCAAATCTGCCCATGTACCATTTGCTTAGGACCACCAGGTGCCAGGCCCCATGCCAAGCAGAGTGATTATGTTAGCTAAGTTAATTTCCACCCCAGCCCATGAATAAAGAATTTTACATGAAGAGACACTAGCATTCTCAACAGTGAGCTCAACACAAGTGGTGTGAGTCTGACCCAGCTAGGTCTATCTGACTCTAGATTCTGCATGTTTTTTGCTCATCCCCACCTCTTCCCTGCATGAATCTCTCATTCCTGGATTTCCCAGCAATGACTATTGTTTGTACCACATTTCAAAGCATGGCCTATCACTTTGTAACTAGGTATTTGGAGTAAAGTCCATCTTTCTGGTCCCTGGATCCATTCACTTCTCCTAGTTCAAAACCACTATCCTCAAATCCAGCTGAGCCCTGAAACCATGGCTTCTCAACTCCCCCCACTGGAACTTTTCCAAACAAAATGTCTTCTTTCCTTAGAAGATAACTCCCTGATTGGTTTCTTTGGGCCACTTTCCTAAGTTCAATTGCTCTTACTTAGTCTTGGCTCAAGAATGGACTTTGGTGGATTTTAAATCTCTGAAGTGATAAGCAAAATGTTCTATGCACCAGCTTAAGGATAATAATCTTGGGAGAAGGCCTATAGTTTACTAAAAGCATCAACTTATTTAACCATCACCCAGATCTCTAGCACCAACCCAACTTGGAGGCAAAGAGTTCCCCCCACATTTTCTCAGTCTGTTTGTTGTCTCAATCAAACTGTGGtataaaagaatatgttttttttttaaggaagtgtAGAAATAGCATGACAAATAACTAACTAAGGTTAGCGCTTACATTCAGGTCTacgatccattttgagttagtttttgtatatggtgtgaggtaaggatccaactttattcttttacatgtggatatcaagttatcccagcatcatttgttgaaaagactgttcttttcccactgaatggtcttggcacccttgttcaAAACCAATTGTCCAAAAGTGTATGggtctattccattgatctatatgtttatCCTTATACCAGTACTACACTGTCTTGAATACTGTAGTTTTgtcataagttttaaaattgggaagagtgaattctccaactttgttctcctttttaaTACTATTTTGGCTCTTCTGGGTTCCTTgtaattctatatgaattttaggatcagtttaATTAATTTTAGGATCAATTAACAAATTTCTGCAAAAAACCAGCTGGGATTTTATAGGGATTGTGTTAGTTCTGCAGATCAATTCAAATAGTATTGCcaccttaacaatattaagtcatCTGATCCATCAACActggatgtctttccatttatttagggcttctttaatttctattaacaatgttttgtagtttttagtgtacaaGTCCTCCtattctttgttaaatttattcctaagtgtattattcttttttgatgctattgtaagtagaattgttttcttaattttatattcagattgttcattgctactatatagaaatattaatacaattgatttttgtatattgattgtGTTTCTGACAACCTTGTTCAACTTGCTTATTAGCTCAAATAGCTTTTGTCTGTGTGACTCCTAATTTTTATATCCTCTGGAGCATTTAACAGAATAGCTAGTCTTAATTAGTACTCAATCCATGTGCATTGCTTGATTCAATCTCTTTAAATGCCACAGTGTCACAGAAGCCTTCTATCCAGTGAGTAATTATCCAGTTCCCAATAccattaaatcattttttttctcctttactcttTATCTTCAGGCTTGGGAACAATGGGCCGAGGCATTGTCATTGCTTTTGCGAAGGCCAAGATCCCTGTGATTGCTGTAGAATCAGATAAAAAGCAGCTGGAAACTGCGGACAAGATAATAACCTCCATCTTGGAAAAGGAAGCATCCAAAATGCAGCAGAGTGGCCACTTTTGGTCAGGACCAAAACCTAGGTTAACTTCATCTATGCAGGAGCTTGGTAGTGTAGATTTAGTCATTGAAGCAGTGTTTGAGGAAATGAACCTCAAGAAGCGCGTCTTTGCAGAACTGTCAGCCGTGTGCAAGCCAGAAGCTTTTCTGTGCACCAATACTTCAGCCCTGGACGTTGACGAGATTGCTTCTTCCACCAGTCGTCCTCACTTGGTCATTGGCACCCACTTCTTCTCACCAGCTCATGTCATGAAGTTGTTAGAGGTTATTCCCAGTCTATACTCTTCCCCTACTACAATTGCCACTGTTATGAGCTTAGCAAAGAAGATTAAAAAGATTGGAGTAGTTGTAGGCAACTGTCATGGGTTTGTGGGGAATCGAATGTTGAATCCTTATTACAATCAGACGTATTTCTTACTAGAAGAAGGCAGTAAGCCAGAGGAAATAGATCAGGTGCTGGAAGAATTTGGTTTCAAAATGGGGCCTTTTAGAGTATCCGACCTTGCTGGGTTGGATGTGGGCTGGAAATCTCGAAAGGGACAAGGTCTTACTGGACCTACATTGCCTCCAGAAACTCCTGCCCGAAAGCGGGGCAATAGTAGATATTGCCCAATTCCTGATATGCTCTGCGAATTAGGACGATTTGGCCAAAAGACAGGTAAGGGTTGGTATCAATATGACAAGCCACTGGGTAGGATTCACAAACCTGATCCCTGGCTTTCCAAATATCTGTCACAATACAGAGAAACCTATCACATTGAATCACGTATCATTAGCCGGGATGAGATCCTTGAGCGCTGCTTGTATTCACTTATCAATGAAGCATTCCGTATCTTGGGAGAAGGTATAGCTACTAGCCCAGAGCACATTGATGTTATCTATTTACATGGGTatggatggccaaggcacaggGGTGGGCCCATGTTCTACGCTTCCACAGTTGGGTTGCCAACAGTTCTAGAGAAGTTACAGAAGTATTTCAGGCAGAATCCTGATATTCCCCAATTGAAGCCCAGTGACTATCTAAAAAAACTGGCTGCCCAGGGAAACCCTCCtctgaaagaatggaaaagctTGGCAGGGCCCCCCAGCAGTAAATTGTGATTTGTCCTTTCaggaaattaaatacaaaaatctaaaataagcTTGCTCTGAAAcccaagcaaaagaaataatcagttgGCTAAACCTCTTCTTTGAGTCTTCTGTCCGATGACTCTGATGGGTCAAATCTTGAGGAATATGCTTCCTATGCCTCTGAGTCTGTCCCTATCAGATCAATTCAATGAATAAACTTGTGTGAATATAATACCAGAATAGCTGATGAGAGATCCTCAGGAATAATATGTCAATTAATGAAGGATAAATGCAGCTAAgttattaattcattttgattcCTTTCAACCTCACATACATAGTATTGATTGGAAATCTTATGAATCATAatacattcaacaaacattaaagTGTCAGGCAAAACACAAGTGGGAAGTGGTGAGGGAACCAAGTACTTCAGACCAGAATGGAGAACTCAGGGTAGCTTGGCAAGTCATGCTCCACATGTCACTTCTGTCTAAGGCCCAGTCACATGTGTACAGCCGTGCTTGCTGCTTGTAAGATGGTCATTTCCCCAAGACTAGGGGATATCCACAACCTGGTCTTTATGGTCTTTTCTATACATGAAGAAGTAACAGAAAGTAGTAAGTTGTTAGCTTAGTATAAGAAGGGATCTTAGGGAACATCTAACCTTCTAGGATTTCTTAATTCTGTGATAGAGTAATGATGCCAATTTCCCTGTCATGACATGTCTTTGTGATGTTGTATATGGAAATGGTTGAGTCATGAACAATCtaaaattattacaaaacaaattttgtataattttgttaTAGGAGttcttctcttttactttttgctttgtGTAGTTAAAAATTAAGGGGTGGGTcaacacaaaaacctgtacacaaattcTGTATAGCAgagttattcataatagcccaaaactagaaataatccaaatacCTATTagctgataaatggataaacataatgtggtgtatccatacaatgaactcttattcagccataaaaa is a window of Microcebus murinus isolate Inina chromosome 1, M.murinus_Inina_mat1.0, whole genome shotgun sequence DNA encoding:
- the EHHADH gene encoding peroxisomal bifunctional enzyme → MAEYTRLHNYLALIRLRNPPVNAISAAVVHRIKEGLQKAIKDHTVKAIVICGADGKFSAGADIHGFSAPRTSGIQLPHILDDIQRNEKPVVAAIQGLALGGGLELALSCHYRIAHAETQIGFPEVTLGILPGARGTQLLPRLIGVPAALDLITSGRLISAGEALKLGILDQIVNSDPVEEAIKFAQRVLDQPLESRRLCNKAVQSLPNMDTIFSEAILRMRKQHPGCLAQEACVRAIQASVQYPYEEGIKKEEELFMYLQKSGQARALQYAFFAEREVNKWSTPSGASWKTASARPISSVGVLGLGTMGRGIVIAFAKAKIPVIAVESDKKQLETADKIITSILEKEASKMQQSGHFWSGPKPRLTSSMQELGSVDLVIEAVFEEMNLKKRVFAELSAVCKPEAFLCTNTSALDVDEIASSTSRPHLVIGTHFFSPAHVMKLLEVIPSLYSSPTTIATVMSLAKKIKKIGVVVGNCHGFVGNRMLNPYYNQTYFLLEEGSKPEEIDQVLEEFGFKMGPFRVSDLAGLDVGWKSRKGQGLTGPTLPPETPARKRGNSRYCPIPDMLCELGRFGQKTGKGWYQYDKPLGRIHKPDPWLSKYLSQYRETYHIESRIISRDEILERCLYSLINEAFRILGEGIATSPEHIDVIYLHGYGWPRHRGGPMFYASTVGLPTVLEKLQKYFRQNPDIPQLKPSDYLKKLAAQGNPPLKEWKSLAGPPSSKL